The following proteins are co-located in the Methanobacterium aggregans genome:
- a CDS encoding DUF166 domain-containing protein codes for MKVAIVTDGPYGERAYETIKEEFECDFVELEPPASMFMDEIEVPQKELEKLEEADLLITYVLHPDLTLELVEKLHDKVGWIIVGAWRGEGFKNQVERFGNVTCPENMCDLEENGDPIYDEFVSKFGRPVVDAKVEDGKVVSVEVLRCSPCGSTRFVADEMVGEEIEGLAIKAGLRIQHYPCRAPKMRLFTDDECKKEMAANFHRDAFEEAIEKALKKKEKNYN; via the coding sequence TTGAAGGTAGCCATAGTAACAGACGGCCCCTACGGAGAAAGGGCATATGAAACCATAAAAGAAGAATTTGAATGTGATTTTGTGGAACTTGAACCTCCAGCTTCCATGTTCATGGATGAAATTGAAGTGCCTCAGAAGGAACTGGAAAAACTTGAAGAGGCAGATCTGCTCATAACCTACGTTTTACACCCTGATTTAACACTGGAACTTGTTGAAAAGCTTCATGATAAGGTTGGGTGGATTATAGTGGGGGCATGGAGGGGTGAAGGATTCAAAAATCAGGTAGAACGATTTGGCAATGTCACATGCCCTGAAAACATGTGCGACCTCGAAGAAAATGGTGATCCTATCTATGACGAGTTTGTTTCCAAATTCGGAAGACCAGTTGTTGATGCGAAGGTGGAGGATGGTAAAGTTGTAAGTGTTGAAGTTTTAAGGTGTTCACCCTGCGGATCCACCAGATTCGTGGCAGATGAAATGGTTGGAGAAGAAATTGAAGGTTTAGCTATAAAGGCAGGTCTTAGAATACAGCACTACCCCTGCAGAGCACCAAAAATGCGCCTATTTACAGATGATGAATGTAAAAAGGAAATGGCAGCCAACTTCCATAGAGATGCCTTTGAAGAAGCCATTGAAAAGGCTTTAAAGAAAAAAGAGAAGAATTATAATTAG
- a CDS encoding putative zinc-binding protein codes for MSEAKSKNKKAVAACSGMSPYGLVARVAVADTVKESDNVISICMGATAADREGFRGLIKKYPIVAINGCDGACVNKILKQKGVEPVKTLDAIDILNEAGLKPTDVCRLDDEGEKSVEAVKKSIKKTLKSLD; via the coding sequence ATGTCGGAAGCTAAATCTAAAAACAAAAAAGCAGTGGCTGCATGCAGTGGAATGAGTCCCTACGGACTTGTTGCAAGGGTTGCAGTAGCAGATACAGTAAAAGAATCTGATAATGTAATCTCAATATGTATGGGTGCTACAGCAGCAGATAGGGAAGGATTCAGGGGTCTCATAAAAAAATATCCGATCGTGGCCATAAACGGCTGTGATGGGGCATGTGTTAATAAGATACTCAAACAGAAGGGTGTTGAACCAGTTAAAACCCTCGACGCCATAGACATTCTTAACGAAGCTGGATTGAAACCAACAGATGTATGCAGGTTGGATGATGAAGGTGAAAAATCCGTGGAAGCAGTTAAAAAATCCATTAAAAAGACTTTAAAATCTTTAGATTAA
- a CDS encoding ArsR/SmtB family transcription factor: MKNCQIKDENNEVRPCAEQINNLGMILNSLPSVDEFQTMANVFKAISDPTRLKILHLLAEGELCVCEIIYVLEKPQSIISHHLNILKNAGFIKWRKEGVWIHYRLSDDKLIEEINVMIETVQG, translated from the coding sequence ATGAAGAACTGCCAGATCAAAGATGAAAATAATGAAGTAAGGCCCTGTGCAGAACAGATAAATAATTTAGGGATGATATTAAACTCTTTACCATCTGTTGATGAGTTTCAAACCATGGCCAATGTTTTCAAGGCCATTTCAGATCCAACAAGACTCAAAATACTCCACCTCCTGGCAGAGGGGGAGCTTTGCGTCTGTGAAATAATATACGTCCTGGAAAAACCCCAATCAATCATATCCCACCATTTGAACATCCTAAAAAATGCAGGATTCATAAAATGGCGTAAAGAAGGTGTTTGGATACACTACAGGCTTTCAGATGATAAATTAATTGAGGAAATAAATGTTATGATTGAAACAGTTCAAGGATAG
- the arsM gene encoding arsenite methyltransferase: MKDKEIKKAVKERYSKIATKEESSCECSCCGGDSAGSVIQQAKAAGYTKAELGSIPEEAVFGLGCGNPTALAEIEEGETVLDLGSGGRIDVFLAAQKVGDSGKVIGVDMTPGMIERAVETAEKGSYTNVEFRLGEIEDLLVENDSVDVIISNCVINLTPNKAAAYSEVFRVLKPGGRILVSDLVTEGKIPEEIRKSFQAWSDCIAGAMEKQDYLDTIKNAGFREVEVVEEHFFTEPNMDERLVTKIISVQVKAVK; this comes from the coding sequence ATGAAGGATAAAGAGATTAAAAAAGCTGTTAAAGAGCGTTACTCAAAAATCGCAACCAAGGAAGAATCCTCTTGTGAATGCTCCTGTTGTGGGGGCGACAGTGCAGGTTCAGTAATTCAGCAGGCAAAGGCTGCAGGATACACAAAAGCAGAGCTTGGAAGTATTCCAGAAGAAGCAGTGTTTGGACTGGGGTGTGGCAACCCAACAGCACTTGCAGAGATTGAAGAAGGTGAAACAGTCCTAGATCTTGGATCTGGTGGAAGAATTGATGTTTTTCTTGCAGCCCAGAAGGTTGGAGATAGTGGTAAGGTCATAGGGGTGGACATGACACCGGGCATGATCGAAAGGGCAGTTGAAACTGCTGAAAAAGGCAGTTACACCAACGTGGAGTTCAGATTAGGTGAGATAGAGGATCTACTCGTTGAAAATGATAGTGTGGATGTTATAATAAGTAACTGTGTCATAAACCTAACACCAAATAAGGCAGCCGCATACTCAGAGGTTTTCAGGGTTTTAAAGCCTGGCGGCAGAATACTGGTTTCGGATCTTGTCACCGAAGGGAAAATACCTGAAGAAATACGTAAAAGCTTTCAGGCATGGTCTGACTGCATAGCTGGGGCCATGGAAAAACAGGATTACCTGGATACAATTAAAAATGCAGGATTCAGGGAAGTGGAAGTTGTTGAGGAACATTTCTTCACAGAACCCAACATGGATGAGCGTCTTGTAACCAAAATCATAAGCGTACAGGTAAAGGCTGTTAAATAA
- a CDS encoding FAD-dependent oxidoreductase has protein sequence MKVVVIGGGAGGLTVASNIRKYDSDAEITVITTDSHVAYSPCAIPYVLGGEIGSFEDIIMHEPEDYKEKGINIITESKVHKILSDENKVEYRVKEDGKNLEKIEDYDYLVIATGGSSFIPPVEGVDLEGVFKVRTIEDGEKIKEWAKKSSKVVVIGAGAIGLETGCELKQLGLDVTVTEMLPQILPRSLDPDMALKVQNYMEKEGVKVVLGKPVEKLIGEKRVEKVAVGEELMDADMVIMATGVRPRISLASEAGCKIGRWAVEVNEKMQTSIPNIYAVGDCVEVHDAITGQNTLSPFGTTAVRQGKVAAKNIAGKTASFRPVLNSVVSKIGKLELGAVGLSETTGDLSGIPTVAGRSSALTRARYYPGCKPIDIKLICNREGTIVGCQIIAKETVAERVDTMSIAIAKQVKCDELVSMEFAYAPPVSMVVDPVVLAAEDACEKLKNFK, from the coding sequence ATGAAAGTTGTTGTAATAGGTGGCGGAGCCGGCGGGCTTACCGTGGCCTCAAACATAAGAAAATATGATTCAGATGCAGAAATAACCGTTATAACAACGGACAGCCATGTAGCATACTCTCCATGCGCCATACCCTACGTTTTAGGTGGTGAAATAGGATCCTTTGAAGATATAATAATGCACGAACCCGAAGACTACAAAGAAAAGGGTATAAACATTATAACAGAATCAAAAGTTCATAAAATTTTATCAGATGAAAACAAAGTGGAGTACCGTGTCAAAGAAGACGGAAAAAACCTTGAAAAAATTGAGGACTACGATTACCTTGTAATCGCAACTGGTGGATCTTCATTCATTCCTCCAGTGGAGGGAGTTGATCTTGAAGGTGTTTTCAAGGTCCGAACCATTGAAGATGGAGAAAAAATCAAAGAATGGGCTAAAAAGAGCAGTAAAGTTGTTGTTATCGGAGCTGGAGCCATAGGACTTGAAACCGGCTGCGAACTCAAACAGTTGGGACTGGATGTCACCGTGACTGAAATGCTGCCACAGATACTTCCAAGGTCTTTGGACCCAGATATGGCACTCAAAGTTCAGAACTACATGGAAAAAGAGGGAGTCAAGGTTGTTCTGGGTAAACCCGTTGAAAAACTCATTGGTGAGAAGAGGGTTGAGAAGGTGGCTGTTGGGGAGGAATTGATGGATGCAGACATGGTTATAATGGCCACAGGTGTGCGTCCACGCATATCCCTTGCAAGTGAAGCAGGTTGCAAGATCGGAAGATGGGCAGTAGAAGTTAACGAAAAAATGCAGACATCAATTCCAAACATCTACGCAGTTGGTGACTGTGTTGAGGTGCACGATGCAATAACAGGTCAGAACACCCTTTCACCCTTCGGAACAACTGCAGTGCGTCAGGGAAAAGTTGCAGCCAAGAACATAGCCGGTAAAACTGCCAGTTTCAGACCTGTTTTGAACTCCGTGGTTTCAAAGATTGGCAAACTGGAACTTGGAGCAGTTGGACTCAGCGAAACAACAGGTGACCTCAGTGGAATACCAACCGTTGCAGGAAGAAGCAGCGCCCTGACAAGGGCTAGGTATTATCCTGGCTGCAAACCCATTGACATCAAGCTCATATGCAACAGAGAAGGCACCATAGTCGGCTGTCAGATCATAGCAAAGGAAACAGTTGCAGAGAGGGTAGATACCATGTCAATAGCCATAGCCAAACAGGTCAAATGCGACGAACTGGTTTCAATGGAATTTGCATACGCCCCACCAGTTTCAATGGTTGTTGACCCAGTTGTGCTCGCAGCAGAGGATGCCTGTGAGAAACTGAAAAATTTCAAATAA